TTATAGAGTCCGTGCAGCATCGCATAGCTCATAGGTTGCGTTCTCTTTCGAGAATCTTTTACGAAGCCGATCTTTTCCGCTTCATCAAGCTCGACAGGGATTGTGGAGGTAACTACGGCTAGGTCTGTGAGCATGCGCGTTGCAAGACTTTCTTCGCTGACACTTGCTGATTCGGATAAATCAGAACCGACCCAAAGCCATCCTTCCTGAATAGCAAGAGGTTTAAACGTTTCCAGCAAAACAGTCTTACCAATTCCGCGAAGACCAGTCAGGATGAGGTTTTGAAGAATGGTCTCCTGTTTAAGTAGCTTTCTAAATTCGTTCTCTTCATGCTTCCGACCCGCGAGATATGGCGGCATGTGGCCGGCACCTGGCCTAAATGGGTTCTCAAACTTCTGAGCGGCAGGAGGATTCATAAGGTATTACTCCAAATAATAGAATTATATATATTAAAAGATTTAGTTGACAAGCTAAATGTAGCATAGTATAGTCGGCATGTCAAGTGAGATATGCCGTGAACCGCCTAAGCCTAAAAGACCGCGCCAAAATCCTTTCCTGCCTTGTAGAAGGCAACTCAATGCGCGCCACATCCCGGATGGTGGGAGTGAGCATTAACACAGTCGTGAAGCTGCTAGTTGATTTGGGTATTGCTTGCTCTGACTATCAGGACAAGGTGTTTCAGAAGCTGCCTTGCAAGCGCGTGCAAGTGGACGAAATTTGGTCTTTCTGCTACGCCAAAGCGAAGAACGTCTCTAATGATAAGCGCGGCATTCTCGGCTATGGCGACGTGTTTACTTGGGTCGGCCTTGATGCTGATACTAAGCTGGTTCCAAGCTGGCTAGTCGGGCAACGCGATGCCGAATATGCGAACATGTTCATCGGCGATCTAGCATCACGTCTAGCTAATCGTATTCAGCTGACCAGCGACGGGCACAGAGCCTATTTGTACGCTGTTGAATCGGCCTTTGGTTCAAACATTGATTACTCCATGTTGGTGAAGCTCTACGGTACACCGCAAGGTAAAGAAGAAGCACGCCGTTATAGTCCAGGGGAATGTTGTGGCGCGATCAAGGGTGCGGTCTGTGGCAATCCCAATGAGAAACACGTTTCTACAAGCTTCATTGAGCGCCAGAATCTAACGATGCGTATGTCTATGCGCCGATTCACACGCCTGACTAATGGGTTTTCAAAGAAAATCGAGAACCACGAGTACGCGGTGGCAATTCATTACATGTACTACAACTTCGGGCGTATCCATAAAACCCTGCGTGTCACCCCGGCAATGGAAGCTGGCATTGCCGATCACGTTTGGACGCTTGAGGAAATTGCTAATTTGGCTAATTAAGTTTTCCAAAAGTGTATAATTATTCTTGCTATTGTTATCGCATCATTTCCGTTGACCAACTCGCAAATAAGGAGTGCCTCCAATGCCATTTACACCAGCGTTCTACTCAGTCAATGAGGTCAAAAAACCACCCGAAAACCGCGTGCACCATAACAACAGCGCATGTCCTCCGGGGCGCGACATTCCCCTGTACGAGCGCCGTCAGGGCACCGGTGGTTATCGACTGTGTCACGACTGCCAGCAACTTAATAACCAAGGGCGCTAATCTCCGGCTCACTTCTTAGGGAAGGTTGAAGGAACAAATATCATCTCCCACCACGGTCCATGTAGCATACCTCCGTCAATCGACCAGACGCGCATTAGATTGGATATTGGGAATCCATACGCTATTGCTACAGAGAGCGCTCTAAGCCCCTCCGATAAGTTTCCCTCAAAACGAACGAAGGGAAGAGGAGAGCCATGTCCTTCTCCACCTTGACATGATTCGTATGTCTCGACACCGTGAGCGACCAAAGTCAAGACGATCTCTCGAATACCCTCATCAAGCGGTGGTTCAAAAATCAATTCTCTTGCACGCTGAATAGTCGTCGGATCGGCTATAAAAGGTGTACGGCAAGGACAATGCGCGCATATTTTGTCCCCCGCCTTCAGTTTAGGGTGCATTCACTATCCTCATAATTAAGACATGTTCCAGTTTGGAACATCACGCCATTTTCCCTCACGTTTTGACCTAAAAATTTCAAACTGATACACCGCCAAGTCGAGAGCTAAATTGACATTTCTACAGGGAATTGGGATAATTCAAGGTTTCGTTGCGGAGGGGTTCCCGAGCGGTCAAAGGGATCAGACTGTAAATCTGACGGCTCTGCCTTCGAAGGTTCGAATCCTTCCCCCTCCACCATTCAGTTTGGCTTGAAGATTGCGGCGGGCAGAGCTGGTCGAAGCAGGTTGGACGAACATCGCGCGGGTGTAGCTCAATGGTAGAGCAGAAGCCTTCCAAGCTTACGACGAGGGTTCGATTCCCTTCACCCGCTCCAGTCATCCCGGAGCAGAGGGGCGCGAACCAAACGACTTAAGCGGGTGCGGGCAGACAGATGACGCCGTTGTAGCTCAGTGGTAGAGCACTCCCTTGGTAAGGGAGAGGTCGCGCGTTCAATCCGCGCCAGCGGCACCAGAATTTTTTGTTTGGGAATTGATAATCGGTAAACAAAGGTAATCATCATGTCAAAAGGCAAGTTTGAGCGGACCAAGCCGCACGTGAACGTGGGGACGATTGGGCATGTGGATCATGGCAAGACGACGCTGACGGCGGCGATGACCATGGTGCTGGCGAAGAAGTACGGGGGCGAAGTGAGG
This portion of the Burkholderiales bacterium genome encodes:
- a CDS encoding IS1 family transposase; the protein is MNRLSLKDRAKILSCLVEGNSMRATSRMVGVSINTVVKLLVDLGIACSDYQDKVFQKLPCKRVQVDEIWSFCYAKAKNVSNDKRGILGYGDVFTWVGLDADTKLVPSWLVGQRDAEYANMFIGDLASRLANRIQLTSDGHRAYLYAVESAFGSNIDYSMLVKLYGTPQGKEEARRYSPGECCGAIKGAVCGNPNEKHVSTSFIERQNLTMRMSMRRFTRLTNGFSKKIENHEYAVAIHYMYYNFGRIHKTLRVTPAMEAGIADHVWTLEEIANLAN
- a CDS encoding GTP-binding protein yields the protein MSKGKFERTKPHVNVGTIGHVDHGKTTLTAAMTMVLAKKYGGEVR